The following are from one region of the Deltaproteobacteria bacterium genome:
- a CDS encoding HU family DNA-binding protein, with translation MARRVAEKVRFKKRKKERQQHLFPEFDYQLMTQKRARQIVNTLFHIIARTLERGEQVRISGFGKFQVKFKWARKGRHPRTGEPIILKSRRIVTFRSFSRLREKVNRPPE, from the coding sequence TTGGCCAGGAGGGTGGCGGAAAAGGTCCGTTTCAAGAAACGGAAGAAGGAAAGGCAACAGCACCTCTTCCCGGAATTCGACTACCAGCTCATGACCCAGAAACGGGCGCGCCAGATTGTCAACACTCTCTTTCATATCATCGCCAGGACCCTTGAGAGGGGAGAGCAGGTACGCATTTCGGGTTTCGGAAAATTCCAGGTCAAGTTCAAATGGGCTAGAAAGGGAAGACACCCCAGGACCGGGGAGCCGATTATCCTGAAATCCCGGAGGATTGTCACCTTCCGGAGCTTCTCCCGCTTAAGGGAAAAGGTGAACCGCCCGCCGGAGTAA